The genomic stretch ACAGTTCCTTGACTTCATTAGAAATATATTCACCGGAAACTGGGGCTACATGAGTGCCGGTGGAGGATATACTGGATCGGTGTTGGCCCTTGTGGACACGTACTTTCCCAATACGGTGCAACTCGCGGTGTTTGCCATCATCCTGGCCTTTGTAATATCCATCCCCCTAGGTACTTACATCGGGGCAAGGCCAAACTCTATGGCAGATCAGGTTGGAAGGGTATTCAGTCTAATTTTTTATGCGTTACCAGGCTTTCTATTTGCAATAATCCTCCTTGTAATCTTCGGCAAGAACACGATAGGTGGGTTGCCTTGGCAGGTTTTCCCCCTTTCCGGAGTGTATCCAAGTTCTGTCACAACCAATGTTCCAAGCTGGTTCCACTTATCCCAGGCAACTGGCGATATTTCATATCCAACTCATATTTTCGTGCTTGATGCTTTGCTGAATGGGGACCCTGCAGCTGCTTGGGGGGGATTCCTGCATTTGGTTCTTCCTAGCATTGCCCTGGCTCTGGGTGCGCTTGCCGGTATATTGAGATTCCTCAGGGCAGGCATGGTTGATGCTGCAAACCAGGAATATGTGAAGACTGCTAGGGCGAAAGGTGTTCCAGAAGACATTGTTATAAAGAGGCACATCAGGAAAAATGCCCTTATACCAACAGTAACGGTTCTAGGTCTTCTGTTTTCTGGATTGCTCAGTGGAGTTGTCCTGATAGAAAGAGTGTTTTCTTATCAGGGCATTGGCCTTCTGGCATAT from Thermoplasmataceae archaeon encodes the following:
- a CDS encoding ABC transporter permease, which codes for MELRYYIIRRLLIFIPTLIGLLLIVFILMHSLPVRYLTGPYVTGRTPAQRALEYAQAVQALGLNYPLPVQFLDFIRNIFTGNWGYMSAGGGYTGSVLALVDTYFPNTVQLAVFAIILAFVISIPLGTYIGARPNSMADQVGRVFSLIFYALPGFLFAIILLVIFGKNTIGGLPWQVFPLSGVYPSSVTTNVPSWFHLSQATGDISYPTHIFVLDALLNGDPAAAWGGFLHLVLPSIALALGALAGILRFLRAGMVDAANQEYVKTARAKGVPEDIVIKRHIRKNALIPTVTVLGLLFSGLLSGVVLIERVFSYQGIGLLAYYSVYPSLQVYGIADTALIFGLLLVFANLIVDVVYALIDPRIRY